The proteins below are encoded in one region of Rhododendron vialii isolate Sample 1 chromosome 7a, ASM3025357v1:
- the LOC131333668 gene encoding uncharacterized protein LOC131333668: protein MSIIEDFNLNSMPGYASSLKEVLKQTMLSQEVIFRKQVHELHRLHRMQKSLMEDSIWKELNGYNLWKMSTESTLGPFTNPIRYSAQPEDKSFSNSSMLESTRYASKDFLGENSDYSRLQQRSFDLQLPGDQLVNHVGMDLLQERNVWNLRKSTESNHPFDDNTVSFLEEVKLTLSFGGDTGKVGINNSTWHEKKKQSTSHHVINLEESANMASCTDSESLSTPCCAAPITKDKHNLRVPVESNHVSRKTSMKKDLSSGLTLSCSTVDSSESCEGQDSFNQGLKERNVDVAHNSIRTPLTCSKAFDLDLNIVQLDDSPYLDDSVVASSCLSMDGPSGAFDGLIGKLCENTCPAATNWGKPNVNCLNESSTILEQDIAANPTLLVPVSRNSHSEFWADCAPIKGINRTEACSIALKSMSEPTSENCEYLNCDHRNNEIGNTDSLLKFPKRNYTNVITEEVTEIREDIVLPSSCTYGSSVEDANTKKSLSSCIFDCITNDSSSGAKTMQSGTDFEGSNISLLNQYRRSQSSESGEQDLRSSDSSELKHQCCNEKKEESAAEDILIQNAAESLIHFSMKSSTSDQDCSAKAGSNGNEGEERDMPQHSIDSYESIVLKLTENSAEDYCVSSKHFEVNEMDKKDFGIKLKRGRRLKDFHRDVLPSLASLSSHEIREDVSVMQAVIRSREYKRMRSKMANIGGNLSAPVKSRRSRLTYVARRYYS, encoded by the exons ATGTCAATTATAGAAGATTTCAATTTGAACTCAATGCCGGGATATGCCAGTTCTCTAAAAGAGGTTTTAAAGCAGACAATGCTCAGCCAGGAGGTTATATTCAGAAAGCAG GTCCACGAACTCCACCGTCTTCATAGGATGCAAAAATCCTTGATGGAGGACTCCATTTGGAAAGAGCTCAATGGATACAATTTGTGGAAAATGAGCACAGAATCAACCTTAGGTCCATTCACCAATCCTATACGATATTCAGCTCAGCCAGAAGATAAATCATTTTCCAACAGTTCCATG CTGGAATCAACACGATATGCAAGCAAGGATTTTCTTGGAGAGAATAGTGACTACTCTAGACTTCAGCAGAGGTCTTTTGATCTTCAACTTCCCGGTGATCAGCTTGTCAATCACGTTGGCATGGACCTTTTACAGGAAAGAAATGTTTGGAATTTGAGGAAATCCACAGAATCAAACCATCCATTTGATGACAATACTGTATCTTTTTTGGAGGAGGTGAAACTCACCCTGAGCTTTGGAGGGGACACTGGAAAAGTGGGCATCAACAACAGTACTTGgcatgagaaaaaaaaacagtccaCCTCCCATCATGTTATTAACTTGGAGGAATCAGCCAATATGGCATCCTGTACGGACTCCGAATCTTTATCAACTCCATGCTGTGCTGCACCGATCACTAAAGATAAGCATAACTTGCGAGTTCCTGTCGAGTCAAACCATGTCTCCAGAAAAACTAGTATGAAGAAAGATTTATCTTCTGGGCTTACATTGAGTTGCTCTACTGTAGATAGTAGTGAAAGCTGTGAGGGACAAGACTCCTTCAATCAAG GATTAAAAGAACGAAATGTTGATGTTGCACACAACAGCATAAGGACACCGTTAACTTGTTCTAAAGCATTCGACTTGGACCTTAACATAGTTCAGCTTGATGACTCCCCTTACTTGGATGATTCTGTGGTGGCATCTTCATGTCTTTCAATGGATGGCCCATCAGGTGCTTTTGATGGACTAATTGGCAAGTTGTGTGAGAACACTTGTCCTGCTGCAACTAATTGGGGAAAGCCAAATGTTAATTGCCTCAATGAGTCTTCCACTATTCTAGAGCAAGATATTGCTGCCAATCCCACCTTGCTTGTTCCTGTGAGCAGAAACAGTCATTCAGAATTCTGGGCTGATTGTGCCCCAATTAAAGGAATAAATCGAACTGAAGCTTGCTCTATAGCTCTCAAGTCCATGTCAGAACCAACATCAGAAAATTGTGAGTACCTTAACTGTGACCATAGGAACAATGAGATTGGAAATACAGACTCACTGTTgaaatttccaaaaagaaattacacaaatgttataacagaAGAAGTAACTGAGATACGTGAAGACATAGTGCTTCCTAGTTCATGTACATATGGAAGTAGCGTTGAAGATGCAAATACCAAAAAATCTCTTTCTTCATGCATCTTTGATTGCATTACTAATGATAGTTCAAGTGGCGCAAAGACCATGCAATCTGGAACTGATTTTGAAGGATCAAATATTTCACTTTTGAATCAGTACCGAAGATCTCAGTCGTCTGAATCAGGTGAGCAGGACTTAAGATCATCTGACAGCAGTGAACTGAAACATCAATGCTGCAACGAGAAGAAAGAGGAATCAGCAGCAGAAGATATTCTGATCCAAAATGCAGCTGAATCTCTTATCCATTTCTCAATGAAAAGTTCAACTAGTGATCAAGATTGCAGTGCCAAGGCAGGATCAAATGGGAATGAAGGTGAAGAGAGGGATATGCCGCAACATTCCATAGATTCTTACGAGTCAATTGTgctgaaactaacggaaaacaGCGCCGAGGACTATTGTGTTTCATCAAAACACTTCGAAGTAAACGAAATGGATAAAAAGGATTTTGGAATTAAGTTGAAAAGAGGGAGGAGGCTAAAAGATTTTCATAGAGACGTGCTTCCCAGTCTAGCGTCTCTTTCAAGCCATGAGATCCGCGAGGATGTAAGTGTCATGCAAGCGGTAATTAGGTCAAGAGAGTACAAAAGAATGAGATCCAAGATGGCTAATATAGGTGGAAACTTGTCTGCACCTGTCAAAAGCCGGAGGTCGAGACTCACTTATGTGGCAAGGCGATATTATTCATGA